In a single window of the Nicotiana tomentosiformis chromosome 8, ASM39032v3, whole genome shotgun sequence genome:
- the LOC104100026 gene encoding small ribosomal subunit protein uS17-like, protein MAEQTEKAFLKQPGVFLSSKKTGKGKRPGKGGNRYFKSIGLGFKTPREATEGTYIDKKCPFTGNVSIRGRILAGTCHSAKMNRTIIVRRNYLHYVKKYQRYEKRHSNIPAHISPCFRVKEGDHVIIGQCRPLSKTVRFNVLKVIPAGSAGGGKKAFTGM, encoded by the exons ATGGCCGAACAG ACGGAGAAGGCGTTCTTGAAGCAGCCAGGTGTTTTTCTTAG CTCGAAGAAGACAGGGAAGGGGAAGAGACCAGGGAAGGGAGGTAACCGCTACTTCAAGAGCATTGGTCTAGGGTTCAAGACTCCTCGTGAGGCTACTGAAG GTACGTACATTGACAAGAAATGTCCATTTACTGGAAATGTTTCAATCAGAGGTCGTATCCTTGCTGGTACATGCCATAGTGCCAAGATGAACAGAACCATCATTGTTCGTCGGAACTACCTGCATTACGTCAAGAAGTACCAGAG ATATGAGAAGAGGCATTCAAATATCCCAGCTCACATATCACCTTGCTTCCGTGTGAAAGAGGGAGATCATGTTATCATTGGACAGTGCAG GCCTTTGTCCAAGACTGTGAGGTTTAATGTGTTAAAGGTGATTCCAGCTGGTTCTGCTGGTGGCGGCAAGAAAGCATTTACAGGAATGTGA